From a single Lolium rigidum isolate FL_2022 chromosome 7, APGP_CSIRO_Lrig_0.1, whole genome shotgun sequence genomic region:
- the LOC124672228 gene encoding RNA-binding protein L-like, which translates to MMQQPPPSQPQPGMPPQGATGQPPHWGAIPPPMPQYGQPPPQYAQPPPPQQQMWGQPPPQTAPYGQVPAPQQYYAAPQAPPAAPASADEVKTLWIGDLQYWMDENYIYGCFAATGEVQAVKLIRDKQTGQLQGYGFVEFVSHAAAERVLTTFNGQMMPNVEMAYRLNWASAGEKRDDTPDYTIFVGDLAADVTDYMLQETFRVHYPSVKGAKVVTDKMTMRSKGYGFVKFGDPAEQARAMTEMNGMPCSSRPMRIGPAANRKTTGVQERVPNTNTQGAQSDNDPSNTTIFVGGLDPNVSEDALKQVFAPYGEVVHVKIPVGKRCGFVQFANRPSAEQALQMLQGTLIGGQNARLSWGRSPSNKQAQPQQESNQWGAAAGAGGYYGGYGQGYEAYGGGYAQPQDPNMYGYGAYAGYPNHQQPAAAQQPPQQQ; encoded by the exons ATGATGCAGCAGCCCCCGCCGTCGCAGCCGCAGCCCGGCATGCCTCCGCAGGGCGCGACCGGGCAGCCGCCGCACTGGGGCGCGATCCCGCCGCCGATGCCGCAGTACGGGCAGCCCCCGCCGCAGTACGcgcagccgccgccaccgcagcaGCAGATGTGGGGCCAGCCGCCGCCACAGACGGCGCCCTACGGGCAGGTGCCTGCTCCGCAGCAGTACTATGCCGCGCCGCAGGCTCCTCCGGCCGCCCCCGCGTCGGCGGACGAGGTGAAGACGCTCTGGATCGGGGACCTGCAGTACTGGATGGACGAGAACTACATCTACGGCTGCTTCGCGGCCACCGGGGAG GTTCAGGCTGTGAAGCTTATCCGTGACAAGCAAACTGGGCAACTTCAGGGTTATGGCTTTGTTGAGTTTGTGAGCCATGCAGCCGCTGAACGAGTTCTTACGACATTCAATGGACAAATGATGCCAAATGTCGAGATGGCATACAGGCTCAATTGGGCCAGCGCTGGTGAAAAGCGTGATGATACCCCAGATTATACAATTTTTGTTGGTGATCTGGCAGCAGATGTTACAGACTACATGTTACAGGAGACATTTAGGGTCCATTACCCTTCGGTGAAGGGCGCCAAAGTTGTGACTGATAAAATGACAATGCGCTCAAAGGGCTATGGATTTGTCAAGTTTGGTGATCCCGCAGAGCAAGCTCGCGCAATGACTGAAATGAATGGAATGCCTTGTTCTTCCAGACCTATGCGCATTGGTCCAGCAGCAAATAGAAAAACAACTGGTGTTCAGGAGAGAG TACCAAATACAAATACTCAAGGAGCTCAGTCCGACAATGATCCTAGCAATACCACC ATATTTGTTGGTGGCCTTGACCCCAACGTCAGTGAAGATGCCTTGAAACAAGTTTTTGCTCCTTATGGGGAAGTTGTCCATGTCAAGATTCCTGTTGGAAAGAGATGTGGTTTTGTCCAGTTTGCTAACAG GCCTTCTGCTGAGCAAGCTCTTCAAATGCTGCAAGGGACCTTGATTGGTGGGCAGAATGCGAGGCTTTCATGGGGACGAAGCCCTTCAAATAAACAGGCTCAG CCGCAGCAGGAATCCAACCAGTGGGGGGCAGCTGCTGGTGCTGGTGGTTACTATGGTGGCTATGGACAAGGTTATGAGGCTTATGGTGGCGGTTATGCACAACCTCAAGACCCTAACATGTATGGTTATGGAGCTTATGCAGGGTACCCCAATCACCAGCAACCAGCAGCGGCGCAGCAGCCACCACAACAGCAG tga